The genomic DNA GTCGGCATGGGTATGCCTCATCCCAAAGATATGGCCAGTTTGGGTGTTGGGTCCATGCTTTATGTCAGCAGCATGAGCGATAAAAACGCGTACCAAAAGATTGCCGTAGAGAACACCAAGTGCGGCATCCCCATGCTTTACGGAACCGACGTAGTTCACGGTTATCGGACAGCTTTTCCGTTGCCGTTGGGCATGGCCTGTAGCTGGGATCCTGAGATTCTGGAGCAAGCTCAGCACGTCGCTGCTAAAGAAGCCAGGGCAGACGGTATCACCTGGACTTTCTATCCCAATGCCGACATCGCCAGAGATGCCCGATGGGGCAGAGTGGGTGAGACTATGGGGGAAGACCCTTATTTGGCTTCTCGTCTGATTGCCGCAGAGATCAAAGGCTTTCAGGGGAATAATCTCAGCAACGAGGAATCTATTGCCGCTTGCCTCAAGCATTTTGTTGGCTACGGTGCTTGTGTAGGCGGACGGGACTATGAGCAGGTTAATCTGTCGGAGAGTGAGCTTCGCAACACCTATTATCCCTCCTTCTCTGCTGGTATCCAACAGGGAGCGGAGAGTGTGATGACGGCATATATGGATCTCAACAGTGAGCCGCTTACTGCAAGCCGTTATCAACTGAAAGAGGTTCTGCGAGGTGAAATGGGATTTGATCGACTTATCGTCACAGATGCTGGCACCATTGGAAATCTGGTCGTGCAGGGAAATGCCAAAGATGGTGTGGATGCTGCCGAAAGAGCTATGAGTGCCACTGTTAATATGGATATGGGAAGTTACCAGTATTTTCAGAATTTGCCGAAACTTCTGGAACTGGGCAAAGTGAGCATGGGGCAACTGGATGAAGCGGTGCGTCCGATTCTGATGACTAAGTTCAAGTTGGGGCTGTTTGAGAATCCCTATAGTGAACCGGGAAAAAGTGAAAAGCTGGCAGAAGATCCTGCCAGTCATGCCCTAGCAAGAAAAGCTGCACAGAACTCCATCGTGCTGTTGAAAAATAAGGACAGTATTCTCCCGTTAGATGAGCAGACATCGGGTAAGGTTGCGGTCATTGGATATTTGGCAGACTCTCAGATTGACTGTGGTGCAGCCACGGTGGTGGGGGTCCCAGCTTATGCAGTGACTCCTCTTCAGGGACTAAAAGAGCGCCTGGGTGTAGATCGGGTACTGTATGCTCCTGGTCCATTTGCGGAGCGTACAATTCCCAACTTTGTCAGTGAATTTATTGCCGACTTTGGCTTAGAGAAGCGGAAGCTTCAGAGCTGGGCTGAGCAAACCGACTCTATCAACGAAGCTGTGAAGACGGCCGAACAAGCGGATGTGATTCTCACGTTTTTGGGTGAGAGCGCTGAGATGTCTGGAGAGGCGTCTTCTCGTTCCGATTTGTCTCTGCCCGGCCGCCAGCAGGAGCTTCTAGAGAAGCTGACTGACACTGGAAAGCCTGTCATTCTGGTGCTTATTGGTGGACGTCCTCTAGCGGTCACATGGGCCCAGGAACATGTCAATGCCATTCTCATGGCTTGGCAGCCTGGGAGGGAAGGAGGGCACGCTATTGCAGATATCCTCTTCGGTGATGTCAACCCTTCCGCACATCTGGCAATGACCTTTCCGCGCAGTGCCGGTCAATGTCCGCAGTATTATGCGACCACATTGACACATCAGCCGGCGTCACAGCAGAAACAGCCGTTCTCACGTTATTGGAACGAGTTATCCTCTCCTCTCTACCCCTTTGGCTACGGCATGAG from Schaalia sp. ZJ405 includes the following:
- the bglX gene encoding beta-glucosidase BglX; translated protein: MEQIARYKDSSLSPEDRTADLLSRMSIQDKLAQLTQVWGLEQMVGMGMPHPKDMASLGVGSMLYVSSMSDKNAYQKIAVENTKCGIPMLYGTDVVHGYRTAFPLPLGMACSWDPEILEQAQHVAAKEARADGITWTFYPNADIARDARWGRVGETMGEDPYLASRLIAAEIKGFQGNNLSNEESIAACLKHFVGYGACVGGRDYEQVNLSESELRNTYYPSFSAGIQQGAESVMTAYMDLNSEPLTASRYQLKEVLRGEMGFDRLIVTDAGTIGNLVVQGNAKDGVDAAERAMSATVNMDMGSYQYFQNLPKLLELGKVSMGQLDEAVRPILMTKFKLGLFENPYSEPGKSEKLAEDPASHALARKAAQNSIVLLKNKDSILPLDEQTSGKVAVIGYLADSQIDCGAATVVGVPAYAVTPLQGLKERLGVDRVLYAPGPFAERTIPNFVSEFIADFGLEKRKLQSWAEQTDSINEAVKTAEQADVILTFLGESAEMSGEASSRSDLSLPGRQQELLEKLTDTGKPVILVLIGGRPLAVTWAQEHVNAILMAWQPGREGGHAIADILFGDVNPSAHLAMTFPRSAGQCPQYYATTLTHQPASQQKQPFSRYWNELSSPLYPFGYGMSYSTFGYGNLLLSKNKISCGENLTVSVEVTNTSNRDGSEVVQLYLHQRWGSDTRPIRELKGFKKVFILAGETKIITFCIGPKEMSYYSTTKQSYVQDATIFDVWVGGDSMAELKGEFEVIA